One genomic window of Desulfuromonas sp. AOP6 includes the following:
- a CDS encoding cache domain-containing protein, with the protein MSQPFPRPLSIRGKLTLAALAPLIVVLILVTVAIVYLINAYIVGDTQKRVQNEMDSARAVYLRELERIRDVVRFTAHSEATSRSLSQGQRTQLLDELEAIERREQLDILGISDPLGQTQHPGQQSEVFSKFMKKSLYQGSFAGTALLSAEQMQTLSPGLARKARLALIDGEKPSDAFETRGLFLISVAPVRDKSGNVLGFLYGGKLLNKHLSLVDEIQRIIYGEEKFNGIERGSATIFLDDRRIATTIRLDDGSRALGTQVSPQVAKAVLVEKQSWLGRARVIDEWYLTAYEPILDIDGQPIGALYVGLLEKPFMALKARVAAILFGLLLLGSGLGYLLAREISRHLSRPILALDTMAQRVAEGEKHLQLPATSRDEIGHLTRTFNHMAAALHERETQLNILNQQLEVKVRERTSQLEERNRELISTRDELLRSEKLAAVGSLAAGVAHEINNPAAIIRGNVEILLMELPAGTEGREEAEEILKQTERISRITQNMLTFAREQAIHPRPVDVNRLLDEIVAQVSHQVTLGTIEIVRRFGADLPPLITDEERLRQVFTNLLLNALQAMAGAGVLTLETRLENNAMEVTVQDTGPGIPENIRSAIFNPFFTSKKHGTGLGLSTAYGIVQSMGGKIEVESREGEGSLFRVKLPQKE; encoded by the coding sequence ATGAGCCAGCCCTTCCCCCGCCCGCTCTCCATTCGTGGCAAACTGACTCTGGCGGCGCTGGCCCCATTGATCGTCGTTTTGATACTGGTCACCGTCGCCATCGTTTATCTCATCAATGCCTATATCGTCGGCGATACCCAGAAACGGGTTCAGAATGAAATGGATTCGGCCCGGGCCGTCTACCTGCGCGAGCTCGAACGCATCCGCGATGTCGTTCGCTTCACGGCCCACTCCGAAGCCACCTCCCGTTCACTGAGCCAGGGTCAGCGAACACAACTGCTCGACGAGCTGGAGGCCATTGAACGGCGGGAACAGCTGGACATCCTCGGCATCAGCGATCCTCTGGGCCAGACCCAGCACCCCGGTCAGCAGAGCGAGGTCTTTTCAAAATTCATGAAAAAATCGCTTTATCAGGGGAGCTTTGCCGGCACAGCCCTTCTCAGTGCTGAGCAGATGCAGACGCTCTCCCCTGGTCTCGCACGTAAAGCCCGTCTCGCCCTCATCGACGGCGAGAAACCGTCTGATGCCTTTGAAACCAGAGGGTTGTTTCTGATCAGCGTGGCGCCCGTCAGAGACAAGAGTGGCAATGTTCTGGGGTTTCTCTATGGAGGAAAATTGCTCAACAAACACCTGAGCCTGGTGGACGAAATCCAAAGGATCATTTACGGCGAGGAAAAGTTTAACGGGATAGAACGCGGCAGCGCCACCATCTTTCTGGATGATCGGCGCATCGCCACCACGATACGCCTGGATGACGGCAGTCGCGCCCTGGGAACCCAGGTTTCGCCGCAGGTGGCCAAGGCGGTGCTGGTGGAAAAGCAGAGTTGGCTGGGACGAGCCCGCGTCATCGACGAATGGTACCTGACCGCCTATGAACCCATTCTGGATATCGACGGACAACCCATCGGCGCTCTGTACGTCGGTCTGCTGGAAAAACCTTTCATGGCCCTTAAAGCGAGGGTGGCGGCCATCCTGTTCGGCCTCCTGCTTCTCGGCAGCGGTCTCGGTTATCTGCTGGCCCGCGAAATTTCACGCCACCTGAGTCGGCCCATCCTGGCTCTTGACACCATGGCCCAACGGGTGGCCGAAGGAGAAAAACACCTGCAGTTGCCGGCTACCAGCCGTGACGAAATAGGCCACCTCACCCGCACCTTCAATCACATGGCGGCCGCTCTCCATGAGAGGGAAACCCAGTTGAATATTCTGAATCAGCAACTGGAAGTGAAGGTCCGTGAACGGACCAGCCAGCTCGAAGAAAGAAACCGCGAACTGATCAGCACACGGGACGAGCTGCTGCGTAGCGAAAAACTGGCCGCCGTAGGCTCCCTGGCCGCCGGCGTTGCCCATGAAATCAACAACCCCGCCGCCATCATCCGGGGCAACGTCGAAATTCTGCTGATGGAGTTGCCGGCAGGCACCGAAGGACGGGAAGAGGCGGAAGAAATCCTGAAACAGACCGAACGGATTTCCCGCATCACCCAGAACATGCTCACCTTCGCCCGTGAGCAGGCCATTCATCCCCGGCCTGTCGATGTCAACAGACTGCTTGACGAAATTGTTGCCCAGGTCAGCCATCAGGTCACCTTGGGAACGATTGAGATCGTGCGTAGATTTGGCGCTGATTTGCCGCCGCTGATAACGGACGAGGAGAGATTGCGTCAGGTTTTTACCAACCTGCTGCTCAATGCCCTGCAGGCCATGGCTGGCGCGGGTGTCCTGACTTTGGAAACACGACTGGAGAATAATGCTATGGAAGTGACCGTACAGGATACGGGACCTGGCATACCGGAGAATATTCGCAGTGCGATTTTCAATCCGTTTTTTACCAGTAAAAAACACGGCACCGGGCTGGGACTATCTACTGCCTACGGTATCGTACAAAGCATGGGGGGCAAAATCGAAGTAGAAAGCCGGGAAGGGGAAGGCAGCCTTTTCCGTGTGAAACTCCCCCAAAAGGAATAG
- a CDS encoding sigma-54 dependent transcriptional regulator, with protein MAKRIIVADDEDGMRRYLSKMLTGWGYETETFADPVLMLKFLGQPDSECDLVLLDVKMPEMDGIEALTRIRSLRPELPVIMMTGHGTIDSAVEAMKIGAYDYLSKPFPQEKLQTLLIHAMEREKLREENLSLKKELQERHTPGKPIFVSDKFRQVYELALRVAASDANILVLGESGTGKELIAGTIHYASPRAGNRFLAINCAALSETLLESQLFGHVKGSFTGALQSQKGFLEEADGGTLFLDEVGDISPGLQAKLLRVIQEGEFIPVGATRPKKVDVRFIAVTNKDLEKEVAEGRFREDLYYRLNVICLHLPPLRERREDIIPLARHFLDRMVQKMKKNLQGIAPEALEVLQNYHWPGNIRELQNVIERAAILALDNEITIDLLPIRLSATQAPASVADTTDMPLSLREAERRQINRAMKKTGGNKSQAALLLGITRKTLDRKIKEFDLPTPEEADTP; from the coding sequence ATGGCTAAAAGAATCATCGTGGCAGATGACGAAGACGGCATGCGCCGCTACCTGAGCAAAATGCTGACGGGCTGGGGTTACGAGACAGAAACTTTTGCCGATCCCGTGCTGATGCTGAAGTTTCTGGGGCAGCCCGATTCGGAATGTGATCTCGTCCTGCTTGACGTGAAAATGCCCGAGATGGATGGTATTGAAGCACTGACCCGCATCCGGAGTCTACGCCCCGAATTGCCCGTCATCATGATGACGGGTCACGGCACCATTGACTCGGCGGTCGAAGCCATGAAGATTGGCGCCTATGACTATCTGAGCAAGCCTTTTCCCCAGGAAAAGCTGCAGACCCTGCTCATTCACGCCATGGAGCGCGAAAAACTGCGGGAAGAGAACCTGTCCCTCAAAAAAGAACTGCAGGAACGCCACACGCCGGGAAAACCCATCTTCGTGAGCGATAAATTCCGGCAGGTCTACGAACTGGCGTTGCGTGTGGCCGCCAGCGATGCCAACATTCTGGTACTGGGTGAAAGCGGCACCGGTAAAGAACTCATTGCCGGTACCATCCACTACGCCAGTCCCCGCGCCGGTAACCGCTTTCTGGCCATCAACTGCGCCGCCCTGTCGGAAACCCTGCTCGAAAGCCAGCTCTTCGGCCACGTCAAAGGCTCCTTCACCGGGGCCCTGCAGTCCCAGAAGGGCTTTCTGGAGGAAGCGGATGGCGGCACCCTCTTTCTGGACGAAGTGGGCGATATCAGCCCCGGCCTGCAGGCCAAGCTGCTGCGCGTCATTCAGGAGGGCGAGTTTATTCCCGTCGGCGCCACCCGACCCAAGAAGGTCGATGTGCGCTTCATTGCTGTCACCAACAAGGATCTGGAAAAAGAGGTGGCCGAAGGGCGCTTTCGTGAAGACCTCTATTACCGCCTCAACGTCATCTGTCTGCATCTCCCGCCGTTGCGGGAGCGGCGTGAGGATATTATCCCGCTGGCCCGGCACTTTCTCGACAGAATGGTTCAGAAGATGAAAAAAAACCTCCAGGGCATTGCCCCCGAGGCGCTGGAAGTTCTGCAGAACTATCACTGGCCCGGCAACATCCGCGAGTTGCAGAACGTCATCGAGCGGGCAGCCATTCTTGCCCTCGACAATGAGATCACGATCGACCTGCTGCCTATCCGACTCAGCGCCACGCAAGCGCCTGCCTCTGTAGCCGACACGACCGATATGCCTCTGAGCCTGCGAGAGGCGGAACGGCGTCAGATCAACCGGGCTATGAAGAAAACCGGGGGCAATAAGAGTCAGGCGGCCCTGCTTTTGGGCATCACCAGAAAAACTCTCGACCGCAAAATCAAGGAATTCGATCTGCCGACACCGGAAGAGGCTGACACCCCATGA
- the fdnG gene encoding formate dehydrogenase-N subunit alpha, giving the protein MGVTRRSFLKGSGLAAAGLAVSGKPARAGVDSPELRTKGLQTSTTVCPYCAVGCGMIVHTKNGKVVNIEGDPEHPINQGALCSKGSALFQVANNERRLTKVQYRAPGSDRWEEKSWDWAMNRIAELMKDSRDRHFVKAEKRNGKEYVVNRNEGMAFLGAAALDNEECYLWGKFARAMGVSYLEHQARIUHSATVAGLAASFGRGAMTNHWNDIQHADVILCIGSNPAENHPISFKYVEKAMDNGATLISVDPRYTRTSSKADIYAQLRPGTDIAFMGGLINHVLQNDLIQKDYVVQYTNASFIVDDAFDFNEGIFSGYNAETFSYEKDSWKYRTDKDGNALRDHTLQDPRCVYQLMKKHYTRYTPAMVCEITGTAIQDYMAVARTFCATGRPDKAATIMYAMGTTQHTYGTQNVRSYAMLQLLLGNVGIAGGGINALRGESNVQGSTDYAILYHILPGYLKVPDFNHVDYATYLDKVTPKSSDPNSANWWSNTPKYMTSLLKAYWGEHATAKNDFCYDYLPKKSDNYSFIMLMDRLQAGGFDGLFCMGTNPIVGGPDTNAISSGLDQLKWLVAADLWETETSIFWKRPGVDPKKIDTEVFLLPAASSVEKQGSISNSGRWAQWRYKAVDPPGEAESDAFIVDQMFKRLKALYEKGGVFPEPIVNLAWNYGDGHEPDIDMVARECNGQFTRDVEIKGKLYKKGQQVPSFAFLQDDGSTLSGNWLYCGSFTEAGNMMQRRGLEDPTGLEMYHNWAWCWPVNRRILYNRASVDLDGRPLNPKKTVIAWNALTRKWEGDVPDGGWAPMNEDGTKNPFIMIPEGYGRLFAAGLADGPLPEHYEPMESPVSNMMSPQQCNPAVAIPAKLSNVDKFPYVGTTYRVSEHWQAGAMTRNLPWLVELVPDMFVEISEQLADWKGLKNGDVVTVSSERGSIQAKALVTSRIKPLRVSGRLIEQVGLPWHFGFGGMARGDSANVLTTAVGCANTTIPEYKAFLCNIEKGGRAA; this is encoded by the coding sequence ATGGGTGTTACAAGAAGAAGTTTTCTCAAGGGAAGCGGCTTGGCTGCCGCGGGCCTGGCTGTTTCGGGAAAGCCTGCTCGTGCCGGGGTGGACAGCCCCGAGCTGCGCACGAAGGGCCTGCAGACCTCGACCACCGTCTGCCCGTACTGCGCGGTCGGTTGCGGTATGATCGTTCACACCAAAAACGGTAAGGTTGTCAACATTGAAGGGGATCCGGAACATCCCATCAATCAAGGCGCGCTTTGTTCCAAGGGGAGCGCCCTCTTTCAGGTGGCCAACAACGAACGCCGGCTGACCAAGGTGCAGTACCGCGCTCCCGGCAGCGACCGTTGGGAGGAGAAATCCTGGGACTGGGCAATGAATCGTATTGCCGAGCTGATGAAGGATTCCCGCGACCGCCACTTCGTGAAAGCGGAGAAGCGTAACGGCAAGGAATATGTCGTCAACCGCAATGAGGGCATGGCCTTTTTAGGCGCCGCCGCTCTCGACAATGAAGAGTGCTACCTCTGGGGCAAGTTCGCCCGCGCCATGGGGGTCAGTTACCTGGAACACCAGGCCCGAATATGACACAGCGCCACGGTTGCCGGTCTGGCAGCCTCCTTTGGCCGCGGTGCCATGACCAATCATTGGAACGACATCCAGCACGCGGACGTCATCCTCTGTATTGGCTCCAACCCCGCTGAAAATCACCCGATTTCTTTTAAATACGTCGAAAAGGCGATGGATAATGGCGCGACTCTCATCAGCGTCGATCCCCGCTATACCCGGACCTCCTCCAAGGCCGATATTTATGCCCAGCTGCGTCCTGGCACCGATATCGCCTTTATGGGAGGTCTGATCAACCACGTGTTGCAGAACGACCTGATCCAGAAGGATTACGTCGTGCAGTACACCAACGCTTCCTTCATCGTCGATGACGCCTTCGATTTCAACGAGGGTATCTTCAGCGGCTACAACGCTGAAACCTTCAGTTACGAGAAGGACAGCTGGAAATACAGGACCGACAAGGACGGCAACGCCCTGCGCGACCATACCCTGCAGGATCCCCGTTGTGTCTATCAGCTGATGAAGAAACACTATACCCGCTATACTCCGGCCATGGTCTGCGAGATCACGGGGACGGCCATTCAGGACTATATGGCGGTAGCCCGTACCTTCTGCGCTACCGGGCGGCCCGACAAGGCCGCCACTATCATGTACGCCATGGGAACCACCCAGCATACCTACGGCACCCAGAACGTGCGCTCCTACGCCATGCTGCAGCTGTTGCTCGGCAACGTCGGCATCGCCGGCGGCGGCATCAATGCCTTGCGTGGTGAATCCAACGTGCAGGGGTCGACGGACTACGCCATCCTGTACCACATTCTGCCGGGTTATCTGAAAGTGCCCGACTTCAACCATGTCGACTACGCGACCTATCTCGACAAGGTCACCCCGAAGAGCAGCGACCCCAACAGCGCCAACTGGTGGAGCAATACGCCCAAATACATGACCAGCCTGCTCAAGGCTTACTGGGGTGAGCATGCCACGGCGAAAAATGACTTCTGCTACGACTATCTGCCGAAGAAGAGCGACAACTACTCTTTTATCATGCTCATGGATCGTCTGCAGGCGGGCGGTTTTGATGGGCTCTTCTGTATGGGGACGAACCCCATCGTCGGCGGACCCGATACCAACGCCATCTCCAGCGGTCTGGATCAGCTCAAGTGGCTGGTCGCCGCTGATCTTTGGGAGACGGAGACGTCTATTTTCTGGAAACGTCCCGGCGTCGATCCCAAGAAAATCGACACCGAAGTCTTTCTGCTGCCGGCCGCTTCCAGTGTCGAGAAACAGGGGAGCATCTCCAACTCGGGGCGCTGGGCTCAGTGGCGCTACAAGGCGGTCGATCCTCCCGGTGAGGCGGAAAGTGACGCCTTTATCGTCGACCAGATGTTCAAGCGCCTCAAGGCTCTTTACGAAAAGGGTGGGGTATTTCCCGAACCCATCGTCAATCTGGCCTGGAACTATGGCGACGGCCACGAGCCGGATATCGACATGGTCGCCAGGGAGTGCAACGGCCAGTTCACCCGCGACGTGGAGATCAAAGGCAAGCTCTACAAGAAGGGGCAGCAGGTGCCCAGCTTCGCCTTCCTGCAGGATGACGGTTCCACCCTCAGCGGCAACTGGCTCTACTGCGGATCTTTCACCGAGGCAGGCAACATGATGCAGCGCCGGGGGCTGGAAGATCCTACCGGTCTGGAAATGTATCACAACTGGGCCTGGTGCTGGCCGGTCAACCGTCGCATTCTCTACAATCGCGCCTCCGTTGACCTGGATGGCAGGCCGCTCAATCCGAAAAAAACGGTTATCGCCTGGAACGCTCTCACCCGCAAATGGGAAGGGGATGTCCCTGACGGCGGCTGGGCCCCCATGAATGAGGATGGTACGAAAAATCCTTTTATCATGATCCCGGAAGGCTATGGCCGTCTTTTCGCCGCCGGCCTGGCGGATGGCCCCTTGCCTGAGCACTATGAGCCCATGGAGAGTCCTGTTTCCAACATGATGAGTCCGCAGCAGTGCAATCCGGCTGTCGCTATCCCGGCCAAGCTCAGCAACGTCGACAAGTTCCCCTATGTCGGTACCACCTACCGGGTATCCGAACACTGGCAGGCCGGGGCCATGACCCGTAACCTGCCCTGGCTGGTCGAGCTGGTCCCGGATATGTTCGTGGAAATCAGCGAGCAGCTGGCGGACTGGAAAGGGCTCAAGAACGGGGACGTTGTGACCGTCTCCTCCGAGCGTGGCAGCATTCAGGCCAAGGCGTTGGTGACTTCGCGCATCAAGCCGCTGCGCGTCAGTGGTCGTCTCATCGAGCAGGTCGGTCTGCCCTGGCATTTCGGTTTCGGCGGTATGGCCCGGGGGGACAGCGCCAATGTGTTGACGACGGCGGTGGGTTGCGCCAACACCACCATCCCCGAGTACAAGGCCTTTTTGTGCAACATTGAGAAAGGGGGGAGGGCGGCATGA
- a CDS encoding 4Fe-4S dicluster domain-containing protein encodes MSSRTDFSQDKAFLIDMTKCTGCRGCQVACKQWNQLEAEETSFFSGEGYQNPPAMSEKTLTRIKFRDYQKNGQNEFAFYKEMCMHCNEPACASVCPVGAFVKTTEGPVVYKADRCIGCRFCMIACPFGIPKYEWSKAFPLVKKCTGCYSRVREGLKPACATACPTAITYGPRKEMIKEAERRLTEHPQRYIHKVYGKDEAGGTSVIYLTSLPFDELGFKPVTMRSLPGYTWQALRLVPAAFLAVGGGLSAISWINHRKERLRKEREEAATALTSSEHKED; translated from the coding sequence ATGAGTTCGCGCACCGATTTTTCCCAGGATAAAGCTTTTTTGATCGATATGACCAAGTGCACCGGCTGCCGTGGTTGTCAGGTGGCCTGCAAGCAGTGGAACCAGCTGGAGGCGGAGGAGACGTCTTTTTTCAGCGGCGAGGGCTATCAGAACCCGCCCGCCATGTCGGAAAAGACCCTGACCCGCATCAAGTTCCGCGACTACCAGAAGAACGGACAGAACGAGTTCGCCTTCTACAAAGAGATGTGCATGCACTGCAACGAGCCGGCCTGCGCCTCCGTCTGCCCTGTCGGCGCCTTCGTGAAGACGACGGAAGGACCTGTCGTTTACAAGGCCGATCGCTGCATCGGCTGCCGCTTCTGCATGATCGCCTGTCCCTTTGGCATTCCCAAGTACGAGTGGAGCAAGGCCTTTCCGTTGGTGAAGAAATGCACCGGCTGCTACAGCCGCGTCAGAGAAGGGTTGAAGCCCGCCTGCGCCACGGCCTGCCCGACGGCCATTACCTATGGTCCGCGCAAAGAGATGATCAAGGAGGCCGAAAGGCGTCTGACCGAGCATCCGCAGCGCTACATCCACAAGGTCTACGGTAAGGATGAGGCGGGGGGCACCAGCGTCATCTACCTGACGAGCCTGCCCTTTGATGAACTCGGCTTCAAGCCGGTCACCATGCGGTCACTGCCCGGTTATACCTGGCAGGCCCTGCGTCTGGTGCCGGCGGCTTTCCTCGCCGTGGGTGGCGGCTTGTCGGCTATTTCCTGGATCAACCACCGTAAAGAACGTCTGCGGAAAGAACGGGAGGAGGCCGCGACGGCTCTGACTTCTTCCGAGCACAAGGAGGATTAA
- the nrfD gene encoding NrfD/PsrC family molybdoenzyme membrane anchor subunit: MTAARYVVNEIKGYHLFVKFLIALVVIAALASMVRFVFGLGATTNLDDTYPWGLWISFDVVTAVPLAAGAFTLGAIVHCFNIKKLEPLVRPAIVTGFLGYSLVCIGLLLDLGQPHKGWHVLRYWNLHSPMFEVSMCVMAYTTVLFLEFLSPVAEKFGWHVPLRVLRWLEMPLVILAAAISTLHQSSLGTFFLIAVDKLHNLWYNPLLPLLFWVSAISTGMAIIILEATASHKWMGQPNEGVLLRTLAQILPWALGFYIALRIYSLLALSEGPFFDRPGLTLSFVLEFGVGFILPFILLTLKSVRENDRSRAIAAGLVIFGLVLNRFNVSMIGMMDPNNIYLPSIIETLVTLGIIAAHILFFVLIAKYFPIFEHHPETVDYSLPDTFRRIDSAKPEVPGETVSSSGN; this comes from the coding sequence ATGACTGCCGCCAGATATGTTGTCAATGAAATCAAGGGCTACCACCTGTTTGTCAAGTTTCTCATCGCCCTGGTGGTTATCGCCGCCCTCGCTTCAATGGTCCGTTTCGTCTTCGGGCTGGGCGCCACTACCAATCTTGATGATACCTACCCTTGGGGTCTGTGGATCAGCTTCGACGTCGTCACCGCCGTGCCGCTGGCCGCCGGTGCTTTTACCCTGGGTGCCATCGTCCACTGCTTCAATATCAAGAAGCTGGAGCCGCTGGTGCGTCCGGCCATCGTCACCGGTTTTCTCGGCTATTCGCTCGTCTGTATCGGTCTGCTGCTCGACCTTGGCCAGCCCCACAAAGGCTGGCACGTGCTGCGCTACTGGAATCTGCACTCGCCCATGTTCGAAGTGTCCATGTGCGTCATGGCCTACACGACCGTACTCTTTCTCGAATTCCTTTCGCCCGTAGCGGAGAAGTTCGGCTGGCATGTGCCCCTGCGGGTGTTGCGTTGGCTGGAAATGCCCCTGGTCATTCTGGCTGCGGCCATCTCCACCTTGCACCAGAGCTCTCTCGGCACCTTCTTTCTTATCGCCGTCGACAAGTTGCACAACCTCTGGTACAACCCGCTGCTGCCGCTGCTTTTCTGGGTGAGCGCCATCTCTACTGGCATGGCCATCATCATCCTGGAAGCCACGGCCAGTCACAAGTGGATGGGACAGCCCAACGAAGGAGTGCTGTTGCGCACGCTGGCCCAGATTCTCCCCTGGGCCCTTGGCTTCTATATTGCCCTGCGGATCTACAGTCTGCTGGCACTTTCGGAGGGGCCTTTCTTCGACCGACCCGGACTTACCCTCTCTTTCGTTCTGGAGTTCGGTGTTGGTTTCATTCTGCCTTTCATCCTCTTGACCCTGAAGTCGGTCAGGGAAAATGATCGCAGCCGGGCCATTGCCGCCGGCCTGGTCATCTTCGGCCTGGTGCTCAACCGCTTCAACGTTTCGATGATCGGCATGATGGACCCCAACAATATCTACCTCCCGTCCATCATCGAGACCCTGGTCACCCTGGGTATCATCGCGGCGCATATCCTGTTTTTTGTGCTCATCGCCAAATATTTTCCGATCTTTGAGCACCATCCGGAAACGGTTGACTATTCTCTGCCGGATACTTTCCGCCGTATCGACAGCGCCAAACCGGAGGTGCCTGGCGAGACCGTTTCCTCATCTGGAAACTGA
- the fdhD gene encoding formate dehydrogenase accessory sulfurtransferase FdhD codes for MTAFKGRHVFCFMELSFYCPIERKKRGDHMEQGIITRVNKGEVSLSERAVVQEFPLRLTVNGRELATLIASPHQLNYLVAGFFRLQGMVTTLDDILSLGICSDFGAARVQLRQDIPLDLRPVLTSGCGTGITFDFPVEIAEASSAVIRGGRTFTPEAVLSLMRQLQHHAEGYRRHGGMHSAAVGDGEKMLLYAEDIGRHNTLDRIAGEALFKGVELSGKLLVTSGRVSTEMVAKAARLGIVAIASRTSPTDMAVRLSEQVGICLIGYVRGETMEIYSQARRMRLQSGEQRLAGVTGVILAGGESRRMGSDKSLLPIDGARFIDHIYRRLTLLFDEVIIVTNSPDLYADIPCRKVPDLYRAQGSLAGIHSGLQHASHQRIFVVACDMPLVSPAVVRRLCLADRSGDVVIPCGEHGFEPLHAVYGKGCLPAMEKTLARGERRIVAFFEEVRVAQVPLTDFAELDPQGLSFRNINTPQEYFHLREKQVSGNTANQVDATSIRMGQKG; via the coding sequence TTGACGGCGTTCAAGGGTCGGCATGTTTTCTGCTTTATGGAACTGAGTTTTTACTGTCCCATCGAACGCAAGAAGCGGGGAGATCATATGGAGCAGGGGATCATCACGCGGGTGAATAAAGGGGAGGTCAGCCTCAGCGAGCGTGCCGTCGTGCAGGAATTTCCCCTGCGACTGACGGTCAATGGGCGTGAACTGGCCACCCTGATTGCCTCGCCTCATCAACTCAACTATCTTGTGGCCGGTTTCTTCCGTCTGCAGGGAATGGTCACCACCCTCGACGATATTCTCAGCCTGGGTATATGCAGTGATTTCGGCGCCGCTCGGGTGCAGCTGCGTCAGGATATTCCCCTCGATCTCAGGCCCGTGCTGACCTCCGGTTGCGGAACGGGGATTACCTTCGATTTTCCCGTTGAGATCGCCGAGGCTTCGTCAGCCGTTATTCGAGGCGGGAGGACATTCACGCCCGAAGCGGTTTTATCTCTCATGCGTCAGTTGCAGCACCACGCTGAAGGTTATCGTCGCCATGGCGGCATGCATTCGGCCGCAGTGGGCGATGGTGAGAAGATGCTCCTCTATGCCGAGGATATCGGCCGCCACAACACCCTCGATCGCATCGCCGGCGAAGCCCTTTTCAAGGGGGTCGAGCTGTCAGGTAAGCTGCTGGTTACTTCCGGGAGGGTGTCCACCGAGATGGTGGCGAAGGCGGCCCGCCTTGGTATCGTCGCCATCGCCTCACGCACCTCGCCCACCGACATGGCCGTGCGTTTGAGCGAGCAGGTCGGCATCTGCCTCATCGGCTATGTGCGTGGTGAAACGATGGAGATTTACAGCCAGGCCCGTCGCATGCGTCTCCAGAGTGGTGAACAGCGCCTCGCTGGCGTCACCGGAGTTATCCTGGCCGGTGGGGAAAGCCGCCGCATGGGGAGTGACAAGTCGCTGCTTCCTATCGATGGTGCCCGCTTTATCGATCATATCTACCGGCGTCTGACCCTCCTCTTCGATGAAGTGATTATCGTCACCAACTCGCCCGACCTCTACGCCGACATTCCCTGCCGCAAGGTTCCCGATCTTTATCGCGCCCAGGGCTCCCTGGCCGGCATTCATTCAGGCCTGCAGCATGCAAGCCACCAGCGCATTTTCGTGGTGGCCTGCGACATGCCTCTCGTCTCCCCGGCTGTGGTCCGGCGCCTTTGTCTTGCTGACAGGTCGGGAGATGTCGTCATCCCTTGCGGAGAGCACGGCTTCGAGCCGCTCCACGCCGTCTATGGCAAGGGCTGCCTGCCCGCCATGGAAAAGACGCTGGCCCGAGGGGAGCGACGTATTGTAGCCTTTTTTGAGGAGGTGAGGGTCGCCCAGGTGCCGCTGACGGATTTTGCCGAACTCGATCCGCAGGGACTCTCCTTCCGCAACATCAACACCCCGCAGGAATATTTCCACTTGCGGGAAAAGCAGGTCTCGGGGAATACTGCGAACCAGGTGGATGCGACCAGCATCCGCATGGGGCAGAAAGGATAA
- a CDS encoding substrate-binding domain-containing protein, with the protein MRIWKFCLLSVVCFLLLGAGPALSLEHLRLATTTSTENSGLLRALLPPFEQAHTCQVDVIAVGTGKALKLGEAGDVDVVLVHARALEEAFIAAGHGIDRRDVMYNDFVLLGPPADPAGIAGMGDVAAAMEKIAASDSTFVSRGDKSGTHHKELELWQAAGLTPAGKGYVEAGLGMGEVINMATELQGYTLADRGTYVAYRSKTDLEILVEGDERLFNPYGVIAVNPQKHPHVKIDLATAFMDYLVSPQGQEIIADYSKNGEPLFFIYAK; encoded by the coding sequence ATGAGGATCTGGAAATTTTGTCTGTTGTCTGTTGTCTGTTTTTTGCTGCTGGGCGCTGGCCCGGCCTTGTCGCTGGAACATTTGCGTCTCGCCACCACGACCTCGACGGAGAACTCCGGATTGCTGCGGGCCTTGTTGCCCCCCTTCGAACAGGCACATACCTGCCAGGTCGACGTGATTGCCGTCGGCACCGGCAAGGCCCTCAAACTGGGCGAGGCGGGGGATGTTGATGTGGTGCTGGTGCATGCCCGTGCCCTCGAAGAAGCCTTCATCGCCGCCGGCCACGGGATCGACCGCCGGGACGTTATGTACAACGACTTCGTTCTGCTCGGCCCCCCCGCCGATCCCGCCGGTATCGCCGGCATGGGCGATGTCGCCGCGGCGATGGAAAAAATTGCCGCCTCGGATAGTACCTTTGTTTCCCGCGGGGACAAATCCGGCACGCATCACAAGGAACTCGAACTCTGGCAGGCGGCCGGTCTTACCCCTGCCGGCAAGGGCTACGTCGAGGCCGGGCTCGGCATGGGTGAGGTCATCAATATGGCCACGGAGCTGCAGGGGTATACGCTGGCGGATCGGGGCACCTATGTGGCCTATCGCAGCAAGACGGACCTGGAAATCCTGGTGGAAGGGGACGAGCGCCTGTTTAATCCCTATGGGGTGATCGCCGTCAATCCGCAGAAGCACCCGCATGTCAAAATCGACCTGGCGACCGCTTTCATGGATTACCTGGTGTCTCCCCAGGGACAAGAGATCATCGCCGACTACAGCAAGAACGGCGAGCCTCTTTTCTTTATTTACGCAAAGTAG